A section of the Zymoseptoria tritici IPO323 chromosome 9, whole genome shotgun sequence genome encodes:
- the BXL gene encoding beta-xylosidase/Xylanase (large (924aa) secreted protein, predicted. Glycoside hydrolase, family 43 hydrolyzing O-glycosyl compounds. lighly acidic, pI 6.10. Lignocelluloses; probable involved in pathogenesis. With Biotechnology and Bioengineering applications.) — MRASFASILTGLTALAASVNGSPVAQPDAELETRAAAYEGYMMAYFTGNSRDGEKIYFAASNGNDALSWTELNGGKPALTSTMGTTGVRDPFIMRSQDGSRFYILATDLSIGSGTSFGDAQRHGSQYLEIWESTDLVNWGTQRHVKVSTSNAGNTWAPEAQWDSSINKYVVYWASTIYADSDPNHTANTYQKMMYVTTSDFYTFSAPQVWQDVGTSRIDTTVLLVNGTYYRFTKDEGAGTTGCSDIIEERSTRLLNQASGYTQVTSCIGKKAGTSAVEGPTVFKSNPNDVNGNKFYLWVDEYGGRGYIPLETADIANPAWTVSAKFTLPKSPRHGTVLPITAAELDRIRGNSRSIGASGAGHGTNGAGKSAPNLIPGLYADPNICVFNKNYYIYATSDGYAGWGGQEFYVWKSSNLVSWTRSDKPFLTLNGTSGNVPWADGNAWAPTAISRNGKYYFYFSGNNPTYNRKTIGAAVASSPEGPFTAQPKAMILNDESVTSGQAIDPAAFYDPNTGKYYLYWGNGNPVMAELGDDMVSIKANTLRAISGLTDFREGSFMVYREPYYHMTYSIDDTGSENYRVGYATALSATGPFTYRGIVLEKDVSQGILATGHDSIINVPGTDRWYMAYHRFGRPNGDGQHRETTIDKVTFASNGLMNKVVPTVDGVRTADTVP; from the exons ATGAGGGCTTCCTTCGCATCCATCCTTACAGGATTGACTGCGCTGGCCGCTTCGGTCAATGGCAGTCCCGTGGCTCAACCTGACGCTGAGTTGGAAACTCGTGCCGCTGCCTACGAGGGCTACATGATGGCATACTTCACTGGCAATTCGCGTGACGGAGAAAAGATATACTTTGCTGCCAGTAATGGCAACGACGCCTTGAGCTGGACCGAGCTGAACGGTGGCAAGCCGGCTCTTACTTCAACCATGGGTACTACGGGCGTCAGAGACCCGTTCATTATGCGATCTCAAG ACGGCAGCAGATTCTACATTCTCGCCACGGATCTGTCCATCGGAAGCGGAACTTCTTTTGGCGATGCACAACGCCATGGATCTCAGTATCTCGAGATCTGGGA ATCCACCGACTTGGTCAACTGGGGCACTCAGCGCCACGTCAAGGTGTCAACCTCCAACGCCGGCAATACTTGGGCACCTGAAGCACAATGGGACTCTTCGATTAACAAATACGTCGTTTACTGGGCATCCACCATTTACGCCGACAGCGATCCGAACCACACGGCAAACACATACCAGAAGATGATGTACGTCACGACCTCGGACTTTTACACCTTCAGCGCACCGCAAGTCTGGCAAGACGTCGGAACCTCCCGCATCGACACCACAGTCCTGCTCGTCAACGGCACGTACTACCGCTTCACCAAGGACGAAGGTGCGGGCACAACCGGCTGTTCGGACATCATTGAAGAGCGATCGACCAGATTGCTCAACCAAGCCAGCGGGTACACCCAAGTCACCTCTTGTATCGGCAAGAAAGCTGGCACCAGCGCCGTCGAGGGACCAACTGTGTTCAAGTCCAACCCAAACGACGTCAACGGCAACAAGTTCTACCTCTGGGTCGATGAGTACGGTGGCCGTGGCTACATCCCTCTCGAGACTGCGGATATCGCAAACCCTGCGTGGACAGTCTCTGCAAAATTCACACTTCCAAAGAGTCCTCGACACGGGACAGTTCTTCCCATCACCGCTGCTGAGCTTGATCGCATCAGAGGCAACAG TCGTAGTATTGGCGCATCAGGAGCTGGACATGGCACTAACGGAGCGGGGAAATCAGCTCCCAACTTGATCCCGGGTCTCT ACGCTGACCCAAACATCTGTGTCTTCAACAAGAACTACTACATCTACGCCACCTCCGACGGGTACGCCGGCTGGGGCGGCCAGGAGTTCTACGTTTGGAAATCCAGCAATCTTGTCTCCTGGACCCGCTCTGACAAGCCATTCCTCACCCTGAACGGCACATCCGGCAACGTCCCCTGGGCTGACGGAAACGCCTGGGCACCAACCGCCATCTCTCGGAATGGAAAATACTATTTCTACTTTTCTGGTAACAACCCCACGTACAACCGCAAAACCATCGGTGCAGCCGTCGCAAGTAGTCCAGAGGGTCCCTTCACCGCACAGCCCAAAGCGATGATCCTCAACGACGAGTCCGTCACTTCCGGCCAAGCTATCGACCCCGCCGCTTTCTACGACCCCAACACGGGTaaatactacctctactgGGGCAACGGCAACCCCGTCATGGCCGAGCTGGGCGACGACATGGTCTCCATCAAGGCCAATACTCTGCGCGCCATCTCCGGTTTGACCGACTTCCGCGAGGGTTCGTTCATGGTGTACCGCGAGCCGTATTACCACATGACCTACTCGATCGACGATACTGGTAGCGAAAACTACCGTGTTGGGTATGCTACGGCTCTCAGTGCTACGGGACCATTCACGTACCGTGGTATCGTGTTGGAGAAGGATGTGAGCCAGGGGATTTTGGCGACGGGACATGATAGTATTATCAATGTGCCGGGGACGGATCGTTGGTACATGGCTTACCACCGTTTCGGGAGGCCGAATGGAGATGGTCAACATCGTGAGACGACAATTGATAAGGTGACGTTTGCGAGCAATGGGCTGATGAACAAGGTCGTGCCGACGGTGGATGGTGTTCGTACGGCGGATACGGTGCCGTGA